A single genomic interval of Oncorhynchus tshawytscha isolate Ot180627B unplaced genomic scaffold, Otsh_v2.0 Un_contig_3911_pilon_pilon, whole genome shotgun sequence harbors:
- the LOC121844076 gene encoding NLR family CARD domain-containing protein 3-like: YKGNVARLVNRAELHIRRQNSTNWTSSTTRPIKQERPASPVPSCVSMKSDWSMGRPISFREGDFSTEQRNQQERSESEILSGQSSQSHQTDLASIFSLLEEKMMTFVKNELKMFKRILSPELPEGFESQKQDMEVVDAEDEKQESSAREGALKITLHILRKMNQKELADTLEKYSDELAVICQRELKSNLKKKFQCVFEGIAKQGNPTLLNKIYTELYITEGGTGEVNNEHELKQIETTTRKQARPETAIKCNDIFKPLTGQDKLIRTVLTKGVAGIGKIVSVQKFILDWAEGKANQDVKFVFSFPFRELNLMKGENLTFIELLNHFSMETKQLRISNYNKYKVLFIFDGLDECRLPLDFQKNKICCDVTESTSVDVLLTNLIKRNLLPSALLWITTRPAAANKIPSGCVDQVTEVRGFNDPQKEEYFRKRFSDEDLASRIISHIKTSRSLHIMCHIPVFCWISATVLEHMLKHKREEMPKTLTEMYTHLVVFHTKQKNEKYLGKEETGPHWNKESILSLGKLAFQQLVNGNLIFYEEDLKEAGIDVNEASVYSGLCTQLFKEECGLYQDKVYCFVHLSIQEFLAAVYVFLSFINNNENLMAEPQSTPRNLSALFRDKAKDTVYKSAVDKALQSETGNLDLFLRFLLGLSLESNQKHLRGLLTKTRSSSQTHEETVKYIKEKIRENPSPERSINLFHCLNELNDHSLVEEIQSYLRSGSLSKPNLSPAQWSALVFVLLTSEKELDVFDLKKYSRSEEGLLRLLPVVKASRAVLLSGCLVTEEGCASLVSAL; this comes from the exons GTACAAGGGCAacgtagcacgtctggtgaacagggcAGAGCTCCAtatccgcaggcagaacagtacAAACTGGACCAGCAGCACGACAAG accaatcaagcaggagagaccagcctcccctgttcccagctgtgtgtccatgaagagtgactGGTCTATGGGTCGTCCTATATCCTTTAGAGAGGGAGACTTTTCTACTGAACAAAG aaaccaacaggagagatcagagtcagagattctcagtggtcagtcttcccagagtcatcaaacagacctggcctccatattcagt TTGCTTGAAGAGAAAATGATGACATTTGTGAAGAACGAGCTGAAGATGTTCAAGAGGATTCTTAGTCCAGAACTCCCAGAAGGCTTTGAGAGTCAGAAGCAAGATATGGAGGTGGTGGATGCTGAAGATGAGAAGCAGGAGAGCAGTGCCAGAGAGGGGGCTCTGAAGATCACACTGCACATCCTGAGGAAAATGAACCAGAAGGAGCTTGCTGACACACTGGAGAAAT ATTCAGATGAGCTTGCTGTGATTTGCCAACGTGAACTCAAATCTAATCTAAAGAAGAAGTTTCAATGTGTATTTGAGGGGATCGCTAAACAAggaaacccaacacttctcaataagatctacacagagctctacatcacAGAGGGTGGAACAGGAGAGGTCAATAATGAACATGAGCTGAAACAGATTGAGACAACAACCAGGAAACAAGCAAGACCAGAGACTGCAATCAAATGTAACGACATCTTCAAACCCTTAACTGGACAAGACAAACTtatcagaactgtgctgacaaagggagtcgctggcattggaaaaatagtctctgtgcagaagttcattctggactgggctgaaggaaaagcaaatcaggatgtcaaatttgtattttcattcccttttcgggagctgaatttgatgaaaggtgaaaatctcactttcatTGAACTACTCAATCACTTCTCAATGGAAACCAAACAATTAAGAATCTCCAATTACAACAAGTACAAAgttctgttcatctttgatgGTCTGGATGAGTGCCGACTGCCCCTAGACTTCCAGAAAAACAAGATCTGTTGTGACGTCACAGAGTCAACCTCAGTGGATGTTCTGCTGACAAATCTCATCAAGCGaaatctgcttccctctgctctcctctggataaCTACCCGACCTGCAGCAGCCAATAAGATCCCTTCAGGGTGTGTTGACCAGGTGACAGAGGTACGAGGGTTCAATGACCCACAGAAGGAGGAGTACTTCAggaagagattcagtgatgaggacctggccagcagaatcatctcacacataaagacatcaaggagcctccacatcatgtgccacattccagtcttctgttggatttctgcaacagtccttgaacacatgctgaaacataagagAGAAGAGATGCCCAAGACTCTGACTGAGATGTACACACACCTTGTGGTGTTTCATACCAAACAGAAGAATGAAAAGTATCTTGGGAAAGAAGAGACAGGTCCACACTGGAATAAAGAGAGCATTCTGTCACTGGGAAAACTGGCTTTTCAACAGCTTGTGAATGGCAATCTGATTTTCTATGAAGAAGACCTGAAAGAGGCTGGCATTGATGTCAATGAAGCCTCAGTGTACTCAGGATTGTGCACACAGCTCTTTAAAGAGGAATGTGGGCTGTACCAGGACAAGGTGTACTGCTTTGTTCATCTGAGCATTCAGGAGTTTCTGGCTGCTGTATATGTGTTCCTCTCATTCATCAACAACAATGAGAATCTAATGGCCGAACCGCAATCAACGCCCAGGAACCTTTCTGCGCTTTTCAGAGACAAGGCTAAAGATACTGTCTACAAGAGTGCTGTGGATAAAGCCTTACAAAGTGAGACGGGAAACCTGGACCttttcctccgcttccttctgggcctctcactggagtccaatcagaaGCACTTACGAGGTCTACTGACAAAGACAAGAAGCAGCTCACAGACCCATGAAGAAACAGTCAAGTACATCAAGGAGAAGATCAGGGAGAATCCCTCTCCAGAGAGGAGCATcaatctgttccactgtctgaatgaactgaatgaccATTCTCTAGTGGAGGAGATCCAAAGCTACCTGAGATCAGGAAGTCTCTCAAAACCCAACCTGTCACCTGCACAGTGGTCAGCTCTGGTCTTTGTGTTGCTGACTTCAGAAAAGGAGCTGGATGTGTTTGAcctgaagaaatactccagatcagaggaaggtctTCTGAGGCTGCTGCCAGTGGTCAAAGCCTCCAGAGCTGTTCT gctgtcaggctgtctagtcacagaggaaggctgtgcttctctggtctcagctctg